From a single Ascaphus truei isolate aAscTru1 chromosome 2, aAscTru1.hap1, whole genome shotgun sequence genomic region:
- the LOC142487992 gene encoding uncharacterized protein LOC142487992 isoform X3 produces MRNECHEDKLIPGITLKSREVSGRDVASTPQENTSFEQIAPDTLSDKSSALNTTASAKASATKAPSNIKSQLLGESSLLTKGKPSVYQLKTDVCESGYRKYNLGKENLQKMNKVILLIGATGAGKTTLINGMANYILGVEWKDDFRFKLVHEVTNQSEAHSQTSVVTAYKMNHGSGYQIPYSLTLIDTPGFGDTRGIAQDKKVTEAIHGFFTGDRGIDQIDTVCFVVQASLARLTHTQKYIFNSVFSIFGKDIKDNILFLINFCDGERPPILEAIKTADIPCALDSKGDPIHFKFNNSALFATNQEINMSFNEMFWDMGSNSMKTFFRSLSTIETKSLSLTKEVLKERKQLEITLQALQPQIKAGLLKLEEIRKTQSALQQHKDNMAANKNFEYEIEVTVPVKEDITGHFITNCQQCHFTCHYPCGIPNDNDKSYCAAMCGGICTACPGKCVWSVHYNQKYRWDYVQKKDKRTYENLKRNYEKASGKVMTAEKIYQELEKDYDTVRDTVLLLINDSSQSLKRLREIALRPNPLSATEHIELMIQAEEQEAKPGYQERIRSLREVREQAELIGKIEKDESCYPNRKTSQENPV; encoded by the coding sequence GCATCACCTTAAAGAGCCGTGAGGTATCGGGACGGGATGTGGCATCAACACCTCAAGAGAACACATCTTTTGAACAGATAGCACCAGATACTCTCTCTGATAAATCCTCTGCTCTGAACACCACGGCATCTGCAAAAGCCAGTGCAACAAAAGCACCCTCTAATATTAAAAGCCAGCTCCTCGGGGAAAGTAGTTTGCTTACAAAAGGAAAACCTTCCGTATATCAGCTAAAAACTGATGTTTGCGAGTCTGGATATCGTAAGTACAACTTAGGAAAAGAAAACCTTCAGAAAATGAATAAAGTAATTCTATTAATAGGAGCCACAGGGGCAGGAAAAACAACACTGATCAATGGGATGGCCAACTACATCTTGGGTGTGGAATGGAAAGACGACTTTCGGTTCAAACTTGTACACGAGGTTACAAATCAGTCTGAAGCTCACAGCCAAACTTCTGTAGTTACAGCCTACAAGATGAATCATGGCAGTGGGTACCAAATTCCCTATTCCCTCACCTTGATAGACACACCAGGATTTGGAGACACCCGTGGGATAGCACAGGACAAAAAGGTCACTGAAGCCATCCATGGATTTTTTACAGGTGACCGTGGTATTGATCAGATCGATACCGTGTGCTTTGTAGTTCAGGCTTCTTTAGCTCGGTTAACACACACCCAGAAGTATATTTTTAATtcagttttttctatttttggaaAAGATATCAAAGACAACATACTGTTTCTTATCAACTTCTGTGATGGGGAAAGACCTCCAATACTAGAGGCTATAAAAACTGCCGATATTCCCTGTGCTCTGGACAGTAAGGGTGACCCCATTCACTTCAAGTTCAATAACTCTGCTCTATTTGCCACCAATCAGGAAATTAATATGAGTTTTAATGAAATGTTCTGGGACATGGGATCAAACAGCATGAAAACGTTTTTCAGATCACTGAGCACAATAGAAACCAAAAGTCTGAGTCTGACCAAGGAAGTCCTCAAGGAACGAAAACAGCTTGAGATTACTCTGCAGGCTTTACAGCCCCAGATCAAGGCTGGGCTCCTGAAATTAGAGGAAATAAGGAAAACACAGAGCGCTCTGCAGCAGCACAAGGATAATATGGCAGCCAATAAAAACTTTGAGTATGAGATAGAGGTAACTGTTCCAGTAAAGGAAGATATCACCGGCCATTTCATAACTAACTGCCAGCAATGTCACTTTACATGTCACTATCCCTGTGGGATTCCTAATGACAATGATAAAAGTTATTGTGCTGCAATGTGTGGTGGAATCTGTACAGCTTGTCCAGGTAAATGTGTCTGGAGTGTTCATTACAATCAAAAGTATAGATGGGATTATGTGcagaaaaaagacaaaagaaccTATGAAAATCTAAAACGCAATTATGAAAAAGCTTCTGGAAAGGTCATGACGGCAGAAAAGATTTACCAAGAACTTGAGAAAGATTATGATACTGTGAGAGACACAGTGCTTTTACTTATTAATGATTCCTCTCAGAGTCTGAAGCGTCTCCGTGAAATCGCTCTGAGGCCCAACCCACTGTCAGCCACAGAACACATTGAACTGATGATACAGGCTGAGGAACAGGAAGCCAAACCGGGATATCAGGAGAGGATCAGGTCGctgagggaggtgagagagcagGCGGAATTAATAGGGAAGATTGAGAAAGACGAAAGTTGCTACCCGAACAGGAAAACCTCCCAAGAAAATCCTGTCTAG
- the LOC142487992 gene encoding uncharacterized protein LOC142487992 isoform X1 gives MGNKLDVSTLGRTFSLGMRNECHEDKLIPGITLKSREVSGRDVASTPQENTSFEQIAPDTLSDKSSALNTTASAKASATKAPSNIKSQLLGESSLLTKGKPSVYQLKTDVCESGYRKYNLGKENLQKMNKVILLIGATGAGKTTLINGMANYILGVEWKDDFRFKLVHEVTNQSEAHSQTSVVTAYKMNHGSGYQIPYSLTLIDTPGFGDTRGIAQDKKVTEAIHGFFTGDRGIDQIDTVCFVVQASLARLTHTQKYIFNSVFSIFGKDIKDNILFLINFCDGERPPILEAIKTADIPCALDSKGDPIHFKFNNSALFATNQEINMSFNEMFWDMGSNSMKTFFRSLSTIETKSLSLTKEVLKERKQLEITLQALQPQIKAGLLKLEEIRKTQSALQQHKDNMAANKNFEYEIEVTVPVKEDITGHFITNCQQCHFTCHYPCGIPNDNDKSYCAAMCGGICTACPGKCVWSVHYNQKYRWDYVQKKDKRTYENLKRNYEKASGKVMTAEKIYQELEKDYDTVRDTVLLLINDSSQSLKRLREIALRPNPLSATEHIELMIQAEEQEAKPGYQERIRSLREVREQAELIGKIEKDESCYPNRKTSQENPV, from the coding sequence GCATCACCTTAAAGAGCCGTGAGGTATCGGGACGGGATGTGGCATCAACACCTCAAGAGAACACATCTTTTGAACAGATAGCACCAGATACTCTCTCTGATAAATCCTCTGCTCTGAACACCACGGCATCTGCAAAAGCCAGTGCAACAAAAGCACCCTCTAATATTAAAAGCCAGCTCCTCGGGGAAAGTAGTTTGCTTACAAAAGGAAAACCTTCCGTATATCAGCTAAAAACTGATGTTTGCGAGTCTGGATATCGTAAGTACAACTTAGGAAAAGAAAACCTTCAGAAAATGAATAAAGTAATTCTATTAATAGGAGCCACAGGGGCAGGAAAAACAACACTGATCAATGGGATGGCCAACTACATCTTGGGTGTGGAATGGAAAGACGACTTTCGGTTCAAACTTGTACACGAGGTTACAAATCAGTCTGAAGCTCACAGCCAAACTTCTGTAGTTACAGCCTACAAGATGAATCATGGCAGTGGGTACCAAATTCCCTATTCCCTCACCTTGATAGACACACCAGGATTTGGAGACACCCGTGGGATAGCACAGGACAAAAAGGTCACTGAAGCCATCCATGGATTTTTTACAGGTGACCGTGGTATTGATCAGATCGATACCGTGTGCTTTGTAGTTCAGGCTTCTTTAGCTCGGTTAACACACACCCAGAAGTATATTTTTAATtcagttttttctatttttggaaAAGATATCAAAGACAACATACTGTTTCTTATCAACTTCTGTGATGGGGAAAGACCTCCAATACTAGAGGCTATAAAAACTGCCGATATTCCCTGTGCTCTGGACAGTAAGGGTGACCCCATTCACTTCAAGTTCAATAACTCTGCTCTATTTGCCACCAATCAGGAAATTAATATGAGTTTTAATGAAATGTTCTGGGACATGGGATCAAACAGCATGAAAACGTTTTTCAGATCACTGAGCACAATAGAAACCAAAAGTCTGAGTCTGACCAAGGAAGTCCTCAAGGAACGAAAACAGCTTGAGATTACTCTGCAGGCTTTACAGCCCCAGATCAAGGCTGGGCTCCTGAAATTAGAGGAAATAAGGAAAACACAGAGCGCTCTGCAGCAGCACAAGGATAATATGGCAGCCAATAAAAACTTTGAGTATGAGATAGAGGTAACTGTTCCAGTAAAGGAAGATATCACCGGCCATTTCATAACTAACTGCCAGCAATGTCACTTTACATGTCACTATCCCTGTGGGATTCCTAATGACAATGATAAAAGTTATTGTGCTGCAATGTGTGGTGGAATCTGTACAGCTTGTCCAGGTAAATGTGTCTGGAGTGTTCATTACAATCAAAAGTATAGATGGGATTATGTGcagaaaaaagacaaaagaaccTATGAAAATCTAAAACGCAATTATGAAAAAGCTTCTGGAAAGGTCATGACGGCAGAAAAGATTTACCAAGAACTTGAGAAAGATTATGATACTGTGAGAGACACAGTGCTTTTACTTATTAATGATTCCTCTCAGAGTCTGAAGCGTCTCCGTGAAATCGCTCTGAGGCCCAACCCACTGTCAGCCACAGAACACATTGAACTGATGATACAGGCTGAGGAACAGGAAGCCAAACCGGGATATCAGGAGAGGATCAGGTCGctgagggaggtgagagagcagGCGGAATTAATAGGGAAGATTGAGAAAGACGAAAGTTGCTACCCGAACAGGAAAACCTCCCAAGAAAATCCTGTCTAG
- the LOC142487992 gene encoding uncharacterized protein LOC142487992 isoform X2 — protein MGNKLGRTFSLGMRNECHEDKLIPGITLKSREVSGRDVASTPQENTSFEQIAPDTLSDKSSALNTTASAKASATKAPSNIKSQLLGESSLLTKGKPSVYQLKTDVCESGYRKYNLGKENLQKMNKVILLIGATGAGKTTLINGMANYILGVEWKDDFRFKLVHEVTNQSEAHSQTSVVTAYKMNHGSGYQIPYSLTLIDTPGFGDTRGIAQDKKVTEAIHGFFTGDRGIDQIDTVCFVVQASLARLTHTQKYIFNSVFSIFGKDIKDNILFLINFCDGERPPILEAIKTADIPCALDSKGDPIHFKFNNSALFATNQEINMSFNEMFWDMGSNSMKTFFRSLSTIETKSLSLTKEVLKERKQLEITLQALQPQIKAGLLKLEEIRKTQSALQQHKDNMAANKNFEYEIEVTVPVKEDITGHFITNCQQCHFTCHYPCGIPNDNDKSYCAAMCGGICTACPGKCVWSVHYNQKYRWDYVQKKDKRTYENLKRNYEKASGKVMTAEKIYQELEKDYDTVRDTVLLLINDSSQSLKRLREIALRPNPLSATEHIELMIQAEEQEAKPGYQERIRSLREVREQAELIGKIEKDESCYPNRKTSQENPV, from the coding sequence GCATCACCTTAAAGAGCCGTGAGGTATCGGGACGGGATGTGGCATCAACACCTCAAGAGAACACATCTTTTGAACAGATAGCACCAGATACTCTCTCTGATAAATCCTCTGCTCTGAACACCACGGCATCTGCAAAAGCCAGTGCAACAAAAGCACCCTCTAATATTAAAAGCCAGCTCCTCGGGGAAAGTAGTTTGCTTACAAAAGGAAAACCTTCCGTATATCAGCTAAAAACTGATGTTTGCGAGTCTGGATATCGTAAGTACAACTTAGGAAAAGAAAACCTTCAGAAAATGAATAAAGTAATTCTATTAATAGGAGCCACAGGGGCAGGAAAAACAACACTGATCAATGGGATGGCCAACTACATCTTGGGTGTGGAATGGAAAGACGACTTTCGGTTCAAACTTGTACACGAGGTTACAAATCAGTCTGAAGCTCACAGCCAAACTTCTGTAGTTACAGCCTACAAGATGAATCATGGCAGTGGGTACCAAATTCCCTATTCCCTCACCTTGATAGACACACCAGGATTTGGAGACACCCGTGGGATAGCACAGGACAAAAAGGTCACTGAAGCCATCCATGGATTTTTTACAGGTGACCGTGGTATTGATCAGATCGATACCGTGTGCTTTGTAGTTCAGGCTTCTTTAGCTCGGTTAACACACACCCAGAAGTATATTTTTAATtcagttttttctatttttggaaAAGATATCAAAGACAACATACTGTTTCTTATCAACTTCTGTGATGGGGAAAGACCTCCAATACTAGAGGCTATAAAAACTGCCGATATTCCCTGTGCTCTGGACAGTAAGGGTGACCCCATTCACTTCAAGTTCAATAACTCTGCTCTATTTGCCACCAATCAGGAAATTAATATGAGTTTTAATGAAATGTTCTGGGACATGGGATCAAACAGCATGAAAACGTTTTTCAGATCACTGAGCACAATAGAAACCAAAAGTCTGAGTCTGACCAAGGAAGTCCTCAAGGAACGAAAACAGCTTGAGATTACTCTGCAGGCTTTACAGCCCCAGATCAAGGCTGGGCTCCTGAAATTAGAGGAAATAAGGAAAACACAGAGCGCTCTGCAGCAGCACAAGGATAATATGGCAGCCAATAAAAACTTTGAGTATGAGATAGAGGTAACTGTTCCAGTAAAGGAAGATATCACCGGCCATTTCATAACTAACTGCCAGCAATGTCACTTTACATGTCACTATCCCTGTGGGATTCCTAATGACAATGATAAAAGTTATTGTGCTGCAATGTGTGGTGGAATCTGTACAGCTTGTCCAGGTAAATGTGTCTGGAGTGTTCATTACAATCAAAAGTATAGATGGGATTATGTGcagaaaaaagacaaaagaaccTATGAAAATCTAAAACGCAATTATGAAAAAGCTTCTGGAAAGGTCATGACGGCAGAAAAGATTTACCAAGAACTTGAGAAAGATTATGATACTGTGAGAGACACAGTGCTTTTACTTATTAATGATTCCTCTCAGAGTCTGAAGCGTCTCCGTGAAATCGCTCTGAGGCCCAACCCACTGTCAGCCACAGAACACATTGAACTGATGATACAGGCTGAGGAACAGGAAGCCAAACCGGGATATCAGGAGAGGATCAGGTCGctgagggaggtgagagagcagGCGGAATTAATAGGGAAGATTGAGAAAGACGAAAGTTGCTACCCGAACAGGAAAACCTCCCAAGAAAATCCTGTCTAG
- the LOC142487992 gene encoding uncharacterized protein LOC142487992 isoform X4, whose product MGNKLGITLKSREVSGRDVASTPQENTSFEQIAPDTLSDKSSALNTTASAKASATKAPSNIKSQLLGESSLLTKGKPSVYQLKTDVCESGYRKYNLGKENLQKMNKVILLIGATGAGKTTLINGMANYILGVEWKDDFRFKLVHEVTNQSEAHSQTSVVTAYKMNHGSGYQIPYSLTLIDTPGFGDTRGIAQDKKVTEAIHGFFTGDRGIDQIDTVCFVVQASLARLTHTQKYIFNSVFSIFGKDIKDNILFLINFCDGERPPILEAIKTADIPCALDSKGDPIHFKFNNSALFATNQEINMSFNEMFWDMGSNSMKTFFRSLSTIETKSLSLTKEVLKERKQLEITLQALQPQIKAGLLKLEEIRKTQSALQQHKDNMAANKNFEYEIEVTVPVKEDITGHFITNCQQCHFTCHYPCGIPNDNDKSYCAAMCGGICTACPGKCVWSVHYNQKYRWDYVQKKDKRTYENLKRNYEKASGKVMTAEKIYQELEKDYDTVRDTVLLLINDSSQSLKRLREIALRPNPLSATEHIELMIQAEEQEAKPGYQERIRSLREVREQAELIGKIEKDESCYPNRKTSQENPV is encoded by the coding sequence GCATCACCTTAAAGAGCCGTGAGGTATCGGGACGGGATGTGGCATCAACACCTCAAGAGAACACATCTTTTGAACAGATAGCACCAGATACTCTCTCTGATAAATCCTCTGCTCTGAACACCACGGCATCTGCAAAAGCCAGTGCAACAAAAGCACCCTCTAATATTAAAAGCCAGCTCCTCGGGGAAAGTAGTTTGCTTACAAAAGGAAAACCTTCCGTATATCAGCTAAAAACTGATGTTTGCGAGTCTGGATATCGTAAGTACAACTTAGGAAAAGAAAACCTTCAGAAAATGAATAAAGTAATTCTATTAATAGGAGCCACAGGGGCAGGAAAAACAACACTGATCAATGGGATGGCCAACTACATCTTGGGTGTGGAATGGAAAGACGACTTTCGGTTCAAACTTGTACACGAGGTTACAAATCAGTCTGAAGCTCACAGCCAAACTTCTGTAGTTACAGCCTACAAGATGAATCATGGCAGTGGGTACCAAATTCCCTATTCCCTCACCTTGATAGACACACCAGGATTTGGAGACACCCGTGGGATAGCACAGGACAAAAAGGTCACTGAAGCCATCCATGGATTTTTTACAGGTGACCGTGGTATTGATCAGATCGATACCGTGTGCTTTGTAGTTCAGGCTTCTTTAGCTCGGTTAACACACACCCAGAAGTATATTTTTAATtcagttttttctatttttggaaAAGATATCAAAGACAACATACTGTTTCTTATCAACTTCTGTGATGGGGAAAGACCTCCAATACTAGAGGCTATAAAAACTGCCGATATTCCCTGTGCTCTGGACAGTAAGGGTGACCCCATTCACTTCAAGTTCAATAACTCTGCTCTATTTGCCACCAATCAGGAAATTAATATGAGTTTTAATGAAATGTTCTGGGACATGGGATCAAACAGCATGAAAACGTTTTTCAGATCACTGAGCACAATAGAAACCAAAAGTCTGAGTCTGACCAAGGAAGTCCTCAAGGAACGAAAACAGCTTGAGATTACTCTGCAGGCTTTACAGCCCCAGATCAAGGCTGGGCTCCTGAAATTAGAGGAAATAAGGAAAACACAGAGCGCTCTGCAGCAGCACAAGGATAATATGGCAGCCAATAAAAACTTTGAGTATGAGATAGAGGTAACTGTTCCAGTAAAGGAAGATATCACCGGCCATTTCATAACTAACTGCCAGCAATGTCACTTTACATGTCACTATCCCTGTGGGATTCCTAATGACAATGATAAAAGTTATTGTGCTGCAATGTGTGGTGGAATCTGTACAGCTTGTCCAGGTAAATGTGTCTGGAGTGTTCATTACAATCAAAAGTATAGATGGGATTATGTGcagaaaaaagacaaaagaaccTATGAAAATCTAAAACGCAATTATGAAAAAGCTTCTGGAAAGGTCATGACGGCAGAAAAGATTTACCAAGAACTTGAGAAAGATTATGATACTGTGAGAGACACAGTGCTTTTACTTATTAATGATTCCTCTCAGAGTCTGAAGCGTCTCCGTGAAATCGCTCTGAGGCCCAACCCACTGTCAGCCACAGAACACATTGAACTGATGATACAGGCTGAGGAACAGGAAGCCAAACCGGGATATCAGGAGAGGATCAGGTCGctgagggaggtgagagagcagGCGGAATTAATAGGGAAGATTGAGAAAGACGAAAGTTGCTACCCGAACAGGAAAACCTCCCAAGAAAATCCTGTCTAG